The proteins below are encoded in one region of Amphiura filiformis unplaced genomic scaffold, Afil_fr2py scaffold_387, whole genome shotgun sequence:
- the LOC140145552 gene encoding uncharacterized protein has protein sequence MATSTTDPQQWIAHINSFRRNPASFLASKQIEEEDFVLDVLQALYSEELGDAVKVMLLTLLQERAAFLHITPASVEQTIGSLTNIYNQTTSEDTSLYRSQLLVTITTILLDSNQL, from the exons ATGGCGACTTCCACAACTGATCCTCAGCAATGGATTGCACACATTAATTCATTTAGACGAAATCCTGCATCATTTTTAGCTTCAAAACAAATAGAAGAAGAAGATTTTGTTTTAGACGTGCTGCAG GCTTTATACTCAGAAGAACTAGGTGATGCAGTCAAAGTGATGTTGCTGACTCTTCTTCAGGAGAGAGCAGCATTTCTGCACATTACTCCAGCAAG TGTGGAACAGACCATAGGCTCACTAACAAACATCTACAACCAAACAACATCAGAAGACACTAGTCTTTATCGCAGTCAGTTGCTGGTTACCATAACAACAATTCTTTTAGATTCAAATCAGTTG
- the LOC140145550 gene encoding uncharacterized protein, whose translation MSKKKGMCIAHLNISTLPGHFDEFQSIMYGNSYDIMGLAETRLDYYIPDHDVGIPNYTLYRNDRYRGGGGVAAFVKQTPNFTHIIRNDLMPKELEIIVLEIKQTSTKPFLVIVWYRPPDTKMELFDHIERVIQSCELEGKEIVMIGDMNCDVIAPIPSCYTNRLRNVETSYHLHQVITEPTRVTEKSSTLIDHIYVPDVNKVNDSGVIHTGISDHSLVFVNIGKNTKKRVRDKKAPWLTDDIIKLMRERDCLKKKAIKTGLSKDWSDFRSMKNRVNYEIKHSKKSYVANSIQTNSNNTKQVWNTIRQIIPGKSKGTSITCIKGVNGNETEPKDIANIMNTFFANIGPDLAAKIPNACADGQLVNERMPHSRESFMFQPVSHQYVLSKLRSLPEGKATGTDDLPSKLIKMAAASIVEPIAYLINLSLESGIFPDAWKNARICPIYKGGDATDPEFMLMGSRQRLAVVKDHDINVNINGVKLRQVHNCKHLGVIVDDSMTWHDQVAQNLTSVKLQDSLVRE comes from the exons ATGTCTAAGAAAAAGGGTATGTGTATTGCTCATCTTAACATATCCACCCTTCCAGGACACTTTGATGAGTTTCAGTCAATTATGTATGGTAACTCATATGATATTATGGGACTTGCTGAAACAAGGTTGGATTATTATATCCCCGATCATGATGTAGGTATCCCTAATTATACCCTTTATCGTAATGATCGCTACCGTGGTGGCGGTGGTGTTGCGGCATTTGTTAAGCAGACTCCAAATTTCACACACATAATTCGTAATGATCTTATGCCAAAGGAGCTCGAAATTATAGTGttagaaataaaacaaactagCACTAAACCGTTTCTTGTCATTGTGTGGTACAGGCCTCCAGATACCAAAATGGAGTTATTTGATCATATTGAAAGAGTAATTCAAAGTTGTGAACTTGAAGGTAAAGAAATTGTAATGATTGGTGATATGAATTGCGATGTAATTGCCCCAATCCCAAGTTGTTACACCAACAGATTACGTAACGTCGAAACTAGCTATCATCTCCATCAAGTAATTACAGAGCCCACTCGTGTTACTGAAAAGTCATCTACTTTAATTGATCACATCTATGTACCTGATGTAAACAAGGTTAATGATAGTGGAGTAATCCACACTGGTATTAGTGATCACTCATTGGTGTTTGTAAATATAGGGAAGAACACTAAG AAACGTGTAAGAGACAAGAAAGCACCATGGCTCACCGATGATATCATTAAGCTAATGCGTGAGCGCGATTGTCTGAAAAAGAAAGCTATTAAGACTGGACTAAGTAAAGATTGGTCTGACTTCAGATCAATGAAAAATAGGGTTAACTATGAAATCAAGCATAGTAAAAAATCATATGTTGCTAATAGTATTCAAACAAATAGTAACAACACTAAGCAAGTGTGGAATACAATTAGACAGATTATTCCTGGTAAAAGTAAGGGTACCAGTATTACTTGTATTAAAGGAGTAAATGGTAATGAAACAGAACCAAAAGATATTGCAAATATTATGAATACATTCTTTGCCAATATAGGTCCTGATCTTGCTGCTAAGATTCCAAACGCCTGTGCAGATGGGCAACTGGTCAATGAAAGGATGCCCCACTCACGTGAGAGTTTTATGTTCCAGCCtgttagtcatcaatatgtcctcAGCAAGTTACGATCGTTGCCGGAGGGAAAAGCTACAGGCACAGATGATCTTCCTTCTAAACTCATCAAAATGGCGGCTGCATCAATCGTTGAACCCATTGCCTATTTGATCAATTTATCTTTGGAAAGCGGGATTTTTCCTGATGCCTGGAAAAATGCCCGGATTTGTCCTATTTACAAAGGTGGTGACGCTACGGATCCAG AATTCATGTTAATGGGGTCAAGACAACGTCTTGCTGTAGTCAAAGACCACGACATCAATGTCAACATAAATGGTGTTAAACTTCGTCAGGTACACAACTGTAAACATCTTGGTGTCATTGTAGATGATAGTATGACCTGGCATGATCAG GTTGCCCAAAATCTTACATCGGTGAAACTTCAAGACTCTTTGGTACGAGAATGA